The following DNA comes from Fibrobacter sp. UWP2.
AACGGGCGTGTCCTGCGCGGAGGTTTCCTTCATAACAATATGGCTTTGCCTCGTGAGCCTGCAATCTTACGTGTAAAAGATTACGGTGACGTCTACTTGAAGTGATTTCTATATTTGTGCCCATGCAAACTGCCGGTATGGAATACCTTGAGTCGCGCCTGATGTTCGGGATGGTCCCCGGACTCGAATCGACGCGCAGGCTTTGCGAGGCGCTTGGAAACCCGCAAGAAAAATTCAAGACGATTCATGTGGTTGGCACTAACGGCAAGGGCTCCACGAGTTACTACCTCGCGGGCATTCTGCAGGCGCACGGCTTCAAGACGGGACTTTACACGAGTCCTCACTTGGTGAGCCTTCGCGAACGCATCCGCGTAAACGACAAGCCGATTCCCGAAGCCGATTTGGAACGCCTCCTGCTCGCGGTCAAAAATGCCGCGGAGCGTGAACGCATCGAACCTACGTTTTTCGAGGTGCTGACGCTAGTCGCTTTCCTCTACTACGCGGAGCAGGGCGTGGACGTGGTGTCGATGGAAGCGGGCATGGGCGGGCGCCTGGACAGTACTGCGATTGCTTGCGGTGGCATTGTGGTGTTGACGAGCGTGGGGCTTGAACATACCGAGGTGCTGGGCCCTACCGAAGAGGCGATTCTCAAGGAAAAAATGGCGGTTGCCGATGCCGGCGGCGATGTTGCTCACAAGATTTTCATTGTCGGGGGCGTTTCGGACAAGCTAAAGGTCGAGGCGCAGGCTTTTACCGACGCCCGCGGTGCCGCTTGCGAGTTCCCGCAGGTACGTCGCGGTGTCGAACTCCCGAATCTCGGGCGCCACTATGTGGAGAACGCGAGCCTTTCGCTTGCGGCGGCGGAGCGGTTCATCGCCCGCGACGGCCGATGCGCATACGATGATGCGCTTGCGCTTTCGGCGCTCAAGACGCGCTCCTGGGCGGGCCGCATGCAGACGCTCCGCGGTCTGGATGGCGGTGTCCGCATCATATTGGACGGGGCTCACAATTCCCATGCGGTACGCCGCCTTGTCGAGACCCTGGACGAATATTATCCCGGTCAAAGATTCCATTGCCTTTTCGGTGCGCTCAAGGACAAGGACGTGGGCGAGATGCTTGCCTTAATGGCCCCGCATGTTTCGCACTGGCATGTCACAAAGACTTCGTACCCCAGGTTCCGCGAACTTGACGACGTATGCGCCGAGCTCTCGAAAGCCGGGGGCGTCGTGGAGAGCGCGGAAGAACTTTCTCGCGGGTATATCGACAAGATTCTCTCGGGGTTGCATGCTGATGGCAACTCG
Coding sequences within:
- a CDS encoding folylpolyglutamate synthase/dihydrofolate synthase family protein, whose protein sequence is MQTAGMEYLESRLMFGMVPGLESTRRLCEALGNPQEKFKTIHVVGTNGKGSTSYYLAGILQAHGFKTGLYTSPHLVSLRERIRVNDKPIPEADLERLLLAVKNAAERERIEPTFFEVLTLVAFLYYAEQGVDVVSMEAGMGGRLDSTAIACGGIVVLTSVGLEHTEVLGPTEEAILKEKMAVADAGGDVAHKIFIVGGVSDKLKVEAQAFTDARGAACEFPQVRRGVELPNLGRHYVENASLSLAAAERFIARDGRCAYDDALALSALKTRSWAGRMQTLRGLDGGVRIILDGAHNSHAVRRLVETLDEYYPGQRFHCLFGALKDKDVGEMLALMAPHVSHWHVTKTSYPRFRELDDVCAELSKAGGVVESAEELSRGYIDKILSGLHADGNSPLLITGSLYMIGACVEMLKDDFAELAFFRDLVPTTNEHR